A single window of Nicotiana sylvestris chromosome 5, ASM39365v2, whole genome shotgun sequence DNA harbors:
- the LOC104213059 gene encoding F-box protein At3g54460 isoform X1 produces MEVENSIADHKLCGFFRTAVKISPQPHSSELRRTPPVNSKCHIAGDGSNVHFVSENDVVLSPIGSREEQNGTVPTTKKWRRIGMVHGSLSVVHQLHKLVMQKCLRIVARVVEVVDRGGGDDNDDDEVRVVVLVDVYLPIALWSGWQFPKSGPAAAALFRHVSCDWEARSSMLQSAKLGVEKDFSIWNLSDCHVIGCKQHCSAPDPSKKKLFELHEIFKSLPSVAKRGNPDSLRVNPLDSSRSGIWVVTDDILINILSSLCPVDLLRVSATCRHLRFLAASIMPCMKLKLFAHQQAAVDWMLQREHNVELLQHPLYMDFVTEDGFAFYINAVSGQIATGQAPKIKDFHGGMFCDEPGLGKTITALSLILKTQGTLPEPPDGAQIIWCMHNTDQRCGYYELSSENTISSGFSSASRATGLNGRRGHLSLDKLTPTKSLDFPTSIGSTVVNSADHIAAAEISSCTVMRSTPARYAVRCTSNFSQIKKNLMYAYENEGTSLFPERNSRKDSKKRKRASNNQQRSLTYAKPGYSKKNSRGSKRFCEPSAENYVINETWIQCDACQKWRRLTEAGVVDATTAWFCSMNTDPLYQSCRVAEDSWDHKQHITCLPGFHTKGTPGGLEENISFFTSVLKDNCSVMDSKAKKALIWLAKLSPQKLLEMETIGVGQPVIQTSVGVPYAYHKIFQAFGLVKKDEKGTTKWYYPRGLVNLVFDLDALRVALCKPLDSFRMYLSRATLVVVPSNLVDHWRGQIERHVRQGQLRVFVWTDYKRPSAHNLAWDYDIVITTFSRLSAEWSPKKRSVLMQVHWLRIILDEGHTLGSSLSLTNKLQMAVSLRATNRWLLTGTPTPNTPSSQLSHLQPLLKFLHDETYGQNQKAWEAGILRPFEAEMEEGRSRLLQLLHRCMISARKKDLQNIPPCIKKMIFLNFTEEHARSYNELVETVRRNILMADWNDPSHVESLLNPKQWKFRSTTIRNVRLSCCVAGHIRVTEAGDDIQETMDILVEDGLDPTSQEYALIRYHLLYGGNCMRCQAWCRLPVVTPCKHLLCLDCVSLNSEKCTIPGCGNLYEMQSPEILTRPENPNPKWPVPKDLIELQPSYKQDDWNPDWQSTSSSKVAYLVERLKEIQEANRMIINSNEDGSVEAVSGSHGKSNFSKFSSQGYLVGSSNDFCNLIPERVIIFSQFLEHIHVIEQQLAVAGIRFASLYSPMPSVNKVKALATFQHDVDCMALLMDGSAALGLDLSFVTHVYLMEPIWDKSMEEQVISRAHRMGAIRPIHVETLAMSGTIEEQMLKFLQEADEGRSLLKEECGKLGHDGARAPRTLHDFAESNYLAHLNFVRTSSKA; encoded by the exons ATGGAGGTCGAAAATTCAATTGCCGACCACAAGCTCTGCGGTTTCTTCCGTACTGCAGTTAAAATTTCACCACAACCGCACTCCTCCGAGCTCCGTCGCACTCCCCCTGTAAATTCCAAGTGCCATATAGCCGGCGACGGTTCCAATGTCCACTTTGTGTCTGAAAACGACGTCGTATTGTCCCCAATCGGTTCTCGGGAGGAGCAAAACGGCACCGTTCCGACGACGAAGAAGTGGAGGAGAATTGGAATGGTTCATGGTAGTTTAAGCGTGGTGCACCAGTTACACAAGCTTGTAATGCAAAAATGCTTGAGAATTGTTGCTAGGGTTGTTGAGGTTGTGGATCGCGGCGGTggtgatgataatgatgatgatgaagtTAGGGTTGTTGTTTTAGTGGACGTATACTTGCCTATTGCTTTGTGGTCCGGTTGGCAGTTCCCTAAGTCTGGTCCTGCTGCTGCCGCGCTTTTCCGCCATGTCAG TTGTGACTGGGAAGCTAGGAGTTCTATGCTTCAGTCTGCTAAGCTTGGTGTTGAAAAGGATTTTAGTATTTGGAATCTGTCTGACTGTCATGTTATAGGATGCAAACAGCACTGCAGTGCACCTGACCCTTCCAAGAAAAAGCTCTTTGAGCTCCATGAAATTTTTAAGAGCTTACCAAGTGTAGCAAAGAGGGGAAATCCCGATTCTTTAAGAGTGAATCCCCTTGATAGTAGTAGATCGGGTATATGGGTGGTAACAGATGATATTTTGATCAATATTCTTTCTTCACTTTGTCCTGTTGATCTTCTAAGGGTCTCTGCAACATGTCGGCATTTAAGATTTCTTGCTGCATCAATCATGCCATGTATGAAACTTAAATTGTTTGCTCATCAGCAGGCTGCAGTTGACTGGATGTTACAGCGTGAGCACAATGTTGAATTATTACAGCACCCACTGTACATGGATTTTGTCACTGAAGATGGGTTTGCTTTTTATATAAATGCTGTTTCTGGTCAAATAGCCACAGGTCAGGCTCCTAAAATCAAGGATTTCCATGGGGGAATGTTCTGTGATGAGCCTGGCCTCGGTAAAACTATTACTGCTCTTTCTCTCATTCTGAAGACTCAGGGAACACTGCCAGAGCCACCAGATGGTGCACAAATTATCTGGTGTATGCATAATACTGACCAGAGGTGTGGTTATTATGAGCTTAGTAGTGAAAATACAATCAGTTCGGGGTTTTCATCAGCAAGTAGAGCTACTGGACTCAATGGCCGTAGGGGACATTTATCTTTAGATAAACTAACCCCAACAAAAAGCTTAGACTTCCCCACTTCAATTGGATCCACGGTTGTTAATTCAGCTGATCACATAGCAGCTGCAGAAATTAGTTCATGTACAGTCATGCGCTCCACTCCAGCTAGGTATGCTGTGAGGTGCACCAGTAACTTTAGCCagataaaaaaaaatcttatgtATGCATATGAAAATGAAGGGACATCTCTCTTTCCTGAGAGGAATTCTAGGAAAGACTCGAAAAAAAGAAAGCGTGCTTCCAACAACCAACAAAGAAGCTTGACATATGCGAAACCTggttattcaaaaaaaaattctcgTGGTAGTAAGAGGTTTTGTGAGCCTTCTGCTGAGAACTATGTGATCAACGAAACCTGGATCCAATGTGATGCTTGTCAGAAATGGCGGAGGCTTACAGAAGCTGGTGTTGTAGATGCTACTACTGCATGGTTCTGCAGTATGAATACTGATCCATTATATCAGAGTTGTCGTGTTGCAGAAGACTCTTGGGATCATAAGCAGCATATCACTTGCCTTCCAGGATTCCATACCAAAGGAACACCTGGGGGACTGGAAGAAAATATATCATTTTTTACCAGTGTGCTGAAGGATAATTGCTCAGTTATGGATTCAAAAGCAAAGAAGGCTCTAATTTGGTTAGCTAAGCTGTCACCGCAGAAGCTGTTAGAAATGGAAACAATTGGGGTGGGGCAACCCGTCATACAGACCTCAGTAGGAGTTCCTTATGCCTATCATAAAATATTTCAAGCCTTTGGTCTTGTCAAGAAGGATGAAAAGGGTACAACTAAGTGGTACTATCCTAGAGGTCTTGTGAACCTGGTATTTGATTTAGATGCGTTAAGGGTAGCTCTATGTAAGCCTCTGGATTCATTTAGGATGTATTTGTCTCGAGCTACTTTAGTTGTTGTTCCTTCAAATCTAGTTGATCATTGGAGAGGTCAAATTGAGAGGCATGTAAGACAAGGGCAGTTGAGAGTTTTtgtctggactgattataaaagGCCTTCTGCACATAATCTTGCTTGGGATTATGATATAGTTATAACTACATTCAGTCGTCTAAGTGCTGAGTGGAGCCCCAAAAAGAGAAGTGTATTGATGCAAGTTCATTGGCTGAGAATTATATTAGATGAAGGTCACACCCTTGGTTCAAGTCTAAGTTTGACCAACAAATTGCAAATGGCTGTTTCCCTGCGGGCTACAAATCGCTGGTTGTTAACTGGAACACCAACTCCTAACACCCCTAGTAGCCAGCTTTCTCATCTGCAACCCTTGCTTAAGTTCCTCCATGATGAAACTTATGGACAGAATCAGAAAGCCTGGGAAGCTGGTATTCTTAGGCCATTTGAAGCAGAGATGGAAGAGGGCCGGTCACGTTTGCTACAATTACTTCACAGGTGCATGATCAGTGCCAGGAAAAAAGATTTGCAGAATATTCCCCCATGCATCAAGAAAATGATATTCTTAAATTTTACTGAAGAACATGCGAGAAGTTACAATGAGTTGGTAGAAACCGTGCGGAGGAATATACTAATGGCAGACTGGAATGATCCTTCTCATGTTGAGAGTTTGCTGAACCCTAAACAGTGGAAATTCCGAAGTACTACCATCAGAAATGTAAGACTCTCGTGCTGTGTAGCAGGACATATCAGAGTGACAGAGGCAGGTGATGATATTCAAGAAACTATGGATATtttagttgaggatggtctggatCCGACTTCACAGGAGTATGCGCTGATAAGATATCACCTTTTATATGGTGGGAATTGCATGAG GTGTCAAGCATGGTGTCGTCTACCTGTGGTTACACCTTGTAAGCATCTATTATGCCTTGATTGTGTTTCTTTAAATAGTGAGAAGTGTACAATTCCTGGCTGTGGTAACTTGTATGAGATGCAAAGTCCTGAAATACTGACGCGTCCTGAAAATCCTAATCCAAAGTGGCCTGTTCCAAAGGATCTGATTGAGTTACAGCCATCTTATAAGCAG GATGACTGGAATCCTGATTGGCAATCAACATCGAGCAGTAAAGTTGCTTACCTTGTTGAAAGGTTAAAAGAAATACAGGAAGCTAATAGGATGATTATTAACTCCAACGAGGACGGAAGTGTCGAGGCTGTTAGTGGATCTCATGGGAAAAGCAATTTCAGCAAGTTTTCATCCCAAGGGTATTTGGTTGGGTCATCAAATGATTTCTGCAATTTAATTCCAGAGAGAGTTATCATATTTTCTCAGTTTCTGGAGCACATACATGTAATTGAACAGCAG TTAGCCGTTGCTGGTATCCGTTTTGCCAGTTTGTATAGTCCAATGCCTTCTGTCAACAAG GTGAAAGCACTGGCGACATTTCAGCATGATGTTGACTGCATGGCTCTATTAATGGATGGAAGTGCAGCTTTAGGTCTTGATCTGAGCTTTGTAACACATGTCTATTTAATGGAACCAATATGGGACAAAAG TATGGAGGAACAGGTGATCAGTCGTGCTCATCGGATGGGTGCTATACGCCCTATTCACGTGGAAACACTGGCGATGAGTGGCACAATTGAGGAGCAAATGTTGAAGTTCTTACAG
- the LOC104213059 gene encoding F-box protein At3g54460 isoform X2: protein MEVENSIADHKLCGFFRTAVKISPQPHSSELRRTPPVNSKCHIAGDGSNVHFVSENDVVLSPIGSREEQNGTVPTTKKWRRIGMVHGSLSVVHQLHKLVMQKCLRIVARVVEVVDRGGGDDNDDDEVRVVVLVDVYLPIALWSGWQFPKSGPAAAALFRHVSCDWEARSSMLQSAKLGVEKDFSIWNLSDCHVIGCKQHCSAPDPSKKKLFELHEIFKSLPSVAKRGNPDSLRVNPLDSSRSGIWVVTDDILINILSSLCPVDLLRVSATCRHLRFLAASIMPCMKLKLFAHQQAAVDWMLQREHNVELLQHPLYMDFVTEDGFAFYINAVSGQIATGQAPKIKDFHGGMFCDEPGLGKTITALSLILKTQGTLPEPPDGAQIIWCMHNTDQRCGYYELSSENTISSGFSSASRATGLNGRRGHLSLDKLTPTKSLDFPTSIGSTVVNSADHIAAAEISSCTVMRSTPARYAVRCTSNFSQIKKNLMYAYENEGTSLFPERNSRKDSKKRKRASNNQQRSLTYAKPGYSKKNSRGSKRFCEPSAENYVINETWIQCDACQKWRRLTEAGVVDATTAWFCSMNTDPLYQSCRVAEDSWDHKQHITCLPGFHTKGTPGGLEENISFFTSVLKDNCSVMDSKAKKALIWLAKLSPQKLLEMETIGVGQPVIQTSVGVPYAYHKIFQAFGLVKKDEKGTTKWYYPRGLVNLVFDLDALRVALCKPLDSFRMYLSRATLVVVPSNLVDHWRGQIERHVRQGQLRVFVWTDYKRPSAHNLAWDYDIVITTFSRLSAEWSPKKRSVLMQVHWLRIILDEGHTLGSSLSLTNKLQMAVSLRATNRWLLTGTPTPNTPSSQLSHLQPLLKFLHDETYGQNQKAWEAGILRPFEAEMEEGRSRLLQLLHRCMISARKKDLQNIPPCIKKMIFLNFTEEHARSYNELVETVRRNILMADWNDPSHVESLLNPKQWKFRSTTIRNVRLSCCVAGHIRVTEAGDDIQETMDILVEDGLDPTSQEYALIRYHLLYGGNCMRCQAWCRLPVVTPCKHLLCLDCVSLNSEKCTIPGCGNLYEMQSPEILTRPENPNPKWPVPKDLIELQPSYKQDDWNPDWQSTSSSKVAYLVERLKEIQEANRMIINSNEDGSVEAVSGSHGKSNFSKFSSQGYLVGSSNDFCNLIPERVIIFSQFLEHIHVIEQQLAVAGIRFASLYSPMPSVNKVKALATFQHDVDCMALLMDGSAALGLDLSFVTHVYLMEPIWDKSMEEQVISRAHRMGAIRPIHVETLAMSGTIEEQMLKFLQVHVEPCEPATSN, encoded by the exons ATGGAGGTCGAAAATTCAATTGCCGACCACAAGCTCTGCGGTTTCTTCCGTACTGCAGTTAAAATTTCACCACAACCGCACTCCTCCGAGCTCCGTCGCACTCCCCCTGTAAATTCCAAGTGCCATATAGCCGGCGACGGTTCCAATGTCCACTTTGTGTCTGAAAACGACGTCGTATTGTCCCCAATCGGTTCTCGGGAGGAGCAAAACGGCACCGTTCCGACGACGAAGAAGTGGAGGAGAATTGGAATGGTTCATGGTAGTTTAAGCGTGGTGCACCAGTTACACAAGCTTGTAATGCAAAAATGCTTGAGAATTGTTGCTAGGGTTGTTGAGGTTGTGGATCGCGGCGGTggtgatgataatgatgatgatgaagtTAGGGTTGTTGTTTTAGTGGACGTATACTTGCCTATTGCTTTGTGGTCCGGTTGGCAGTTCCCTAAGTCTGGTCCTGCTGCTGCCGCGCTTTTCCGCCATGTCAG TTGTGACTGGGAAGCTAGGAGTTCTATGCTTCAGTCTGCTAAGCTTGGTGTTGAAAAGGATTTTAGTATTTGGAATCTGTCTGACTGTCATGTTATAGGATGCAAACAGCACTGCAGTGCACCTGACCCTTCCAAGAAAAAGCTCTTTGAGCTCCATGAAATTTTTAAGAGCTTACCAAGTGTAGCAAAGAGGGGAAATCCCGATTCTTTAAGAGTGAATCCCCTTGATAGTAGTAGATCGGGTATATGGGTGGTAACAGATGATATTTTGATCAATATTCTTTCTTCACTTTGTCCTGTTGATCTTCTAAGGGTCTCTGCAACATGTCGGCATTTAAGATTTCTTGCTGCATCAATCATGCCATGTATGAAACTTAAATTGTTTGCTCATCAGCAGGCTGCAGTTGACTGGATGTTACAGCGTGAGCACAATGTTGAATTATTACAGCACCCACTGTACATGGATTTTGTCACTGAAGATGGGTTTGCTTTTTATATAAATGCTGTTTCTGGTCAAATAGCCACAGGTCAGGCTCCTAAAATCAAGGATTTCCATGGGGGAATGTTCTGTGATGAGCCTGGCCTCGGTAAAACTATTACTGCTCTTTCTCTCATTCTGAAGACTCAGGGAACACTGCCAGAGCCACCAGATGGTGCACAAATTATCTGGTGTATGCATAATACTGACCAGAGGTGTGGTTATTATGAGCTTAGTAGTGAAAATACAATCAGTTCGGGGTTTTCATCAGCAAGTAGAGCTACTGGACTCAATGGCCGTAGGGGACATTTATCTTTAGATAAACTAACCCCAACAAAAAGCTTAGACTTCCCCACTTCAATTGGATCCACGGTTGTTAATTCAGCTGATCACATAGCAGCTGCAGAAATTAGTTCATGTACAGTCATGCGCTCCACTCCAGCTAGGTATGCTGTGAGGTGCACCAGTAACTTTAGCCagataaaaaaaaatcttatgtATGCATATGAAAATGAAGGGACATCTCTCTTTCCTGAGAGGAATTCTAGGAAAGACTCGAAAAAAAGAAAGCGTGCTTCCAACAACCAACAAAGAAGCTTGACATATGCGAAACCTggttattcaaaaaaaaattctcgTGGTAGTAAGAGGTTTTGTGAGCCTTCTGCTGAGAACTATGTGATCAACGAAACCTGGATCCAATGTGATGCTTGTCAGAAATGGCGGAGGCTTACAGAAGCTGGTGTTGTAGATGCTACTACTGCATGGTTCTGCAGTATGAATACTGATCCATTATATCAGAGTTGTCGTGTTGCAGAAGACTCTTGGGATCATAAGCAGCATATCACTTGCCTTCCAGGATTCCATACCAAAGGAACACCTGGGGGACTGGAAGAAAATATATCATTTTTTACCAGTGTGCTGAAGGATAATTGCTCAGTTATGGATTCAAAAGCAAAGAAGGCTCTAATTTGGTTAGCTAAGCTGTCACCGCAGAAGCTGTTAGAAATGGAAACAATTGGGGTGGGGCAACCCGTCATACAGACCTCAGTAGGAGTTCCTTATGCCTATCATAAAATATTTCAAGCCTTTGGTCTTGTCAAGAAGGATGAAAAGGGTACAACTAAGTGGTACTATCCTAGAGGTCTTGTGAACCTGGTATTTGATTTAGATGCGTTAAGGGTAGCTCTATGTAAGCCTCTGGATTCATTTAGGATGTATTTGTCTCGAGCTACTTTAGTTGTTGTTCCTTCAAATCTAGTTGATCATTGGAGAGGTCAAATTGAGAGGCATGTAAGACAAGGGCAGTTGAGAGTTTTtgtctggactgattataaaagGCCTTCTGCACATAATCTTGCTTGGGATTATGATATAGTTATAACTACATTCAGTCGTCTAAGTGCTGAGTGGAGCCCCAAAAAGAGAAGTGTATTGATGCAAGTTCATTGGCTGAGAATTATATTAGATGAAGGTCACACCCTTGGTTCAAGTCTAAGTTTGACCAACAAATTGCAAATGGCTGTTTCCCTGCGGGCTACAAATCGCTGGTTGTTAACTGGAACACCAACTCCTAACACCCCTAGTAGCCAGCTTTCTCATCTGCAACCCTTGCTTAAGTTCCTCCATGATGAAACTTATGGACAGAATCAGAAAGCCTGGGAAGCTGGTATTCTTAGGCCATTTGAAGCAGAGATGGAAGAGGGCCGGTCACGTTTGCTACAATTACTTCACAGGTGCATGATCAGTGCCAGGAAAAAAGATTTGCAGAATATTCCCCCATGCATCAAGAAAATGATATTCTTAAATTTTACTGAAGAACATGCGAGAAGTTACAATGAGTTGGTAGAAACCGTGCGGAGGAATATACTAATGGCAGACTGGAATGATCCTTCTCATGTTGAGAGTTTGCTGAACCCTAAACAGTGGAAATTCCGAAGTACTACCATCAGAAATGTAAGACTCTCGTGCTGTGTAGCAGGACATATCAGAGTGACAGAGGCAGGTGATGATATTCAAGAAACTATGGATATtttagttgaggatggtctggatCCGACTTCACAGGAGTATGCGCTGATAAGATATCACCTTTTATATGGTGGGAATTGCATGAG GTGTCAAGCATGGTGTCGTCTACCTGTGGTTACACCTTGTAAGCATCTATTATGCCTTGATTGTGTTTCTTTAAATAGTGAGAAGTGTACAATTCCTGGCTGTGGTAACTTGTATGAGATGCAAAGTCCTGAAATACTGACGCGTCCTGAAAATCCTAATCCAAAGTGGCCTGTTCCAAAGGATCTGATTGAGTTACAGCCATCTTATAAGCAG GATGACTGGAATCCTGATTGGCAATCAACATCGAGCAGTAAAGTTGCTTACCTTGTTGAAAGGTTAAAAGAAATACAGGAAGCTAATAGGATGATTATTAACTCCAACGAGGACGGAAGTGTCGAGGCTGTTAGTGGATCTCATGGGAAAAGCAATTTCAGCAAGTTTTCATCCCAAGGGTATTTGGTTGGGTCATCAAATGATTTCTGCAATTTAATTCCAGAGAGAGTTATCATATTTTCTCAGTTTCTGGAGCACATACATGTAATTGAACAGCAG TTAGCCGTTGCTGGTATCCGTTTTGCCAGTTTGTATAGTCCAATGCCTTCTGTCAACAAG GTGAAAGCACTGGCGACATTTCAGCATGATGTTGACTGCATGGCTCTATTAATGGATGGAAGTGCAGCTTTAGGTCTTGATCTGAGCTTTGTAACACATGTCTATTTAATGGAACCAATATGGGACAAAAG TATGGAGGAACAGGTGATCAGTCGTGCTCATCGGATGGGTGCTATACGCCCTATTCACGTGGAAACACTGGCGATGAGTGGCACAATTGAGGAGCAAATGTTGAAGTTCTTACAG